Proteins encoded in a region of the Magallana gigas chromosome 8, xbMagGiga1.1, whole genome shotgun sequence genome:
- the LOC117690408 gene encoding uncharacterized protein, with protein MSRSRVPGYREDLIVYQTFTCPRTNSAWTSASLRMNCNVVGNKSKNHYYCIPNAERTHFVEFCYDRASMKTEKGNCWELGGMGYLNQVDCKDFVKGCPDYTYLSERVYKIPACLDLNFSEQCFTEEPGCTVLKNFTNALVNNQTNADTSLQLALVALVTCVLTAVILLLVVFLRRRSCRGIRKTAVKVQQEGTGSGETGTELQTSLLKPQGKLFHVKNS; from the exons ATGTCCCGATCAAGG GTACCCGGTTACAGAGAGGACTTGATTGTCTACCAAACGTTTACCTGTCCACGGACGAACTCGGCATGGACGTCCGCGTCCCTGAGGATGAATTGTAATGTTGTAGGCAACAAGTCGAAAAACCATTATTACTGTATCCCTAACGCCGAGAGGACCCATTTTGTTGAGTTTTGTTACGATAGAGCAAGCATGAAGACAGAGAAAG GTAATTGCTGGGAATTAGGAGGAATGGGGTACCTAAACCAAGTCGACTGCAAGGACTTCGTCAAAGGATGCCCAGATTACACGTACTTGAGCGAACGAGTTTACAAAA tcCCAGCTTGTctagatttgaatttttctgaACAATGTTTCACCGAGGAGCCTGGCTGcacagttttgaaaaatttcacaAA CGCTCTGGTGAACAATCAGACCAATGCAGACACCTCTCTTCAACTTGCTCTTGTTGCATTGGTTACCTGTGTTTTAACTGCCGTAATACTTTTATTAGTGGTATTCCTTCGCCGTAGATCATGTCGAG GAATCAGAAAAACAGCTGTTAAAGTCCAACAAG AGGGAACTGGTTCAGGGGAAACTGGTACTGAATTACAAACGTCACTCCTGAAGCCTCAAGGTAAATTGTTTCATGTCAAAAACTCGTAA